One Pseudodesulfovibrio cashew DNA window includes the following coding sequences:
- a CDS encoding acyltransferase: MRIDSVLRMPLELLKVFLFALPGRLGVFLRRQCCSPFLAAGDRFDMESGVAILGMKNLSLGRNVVIESRCTLLCPNAPLALGENCYLNKNVRLGSNGTAELRIGANVMIGPNVVMDTSRHNDARADIPMREQGMTYAPITIEDDVWIGANVVITSGVNIGHGSIIGAGAVVVRDIPPFSVAVGVPCRVVRKRLDGE, translated from the coding sequence ATGAGAATTGATTCGGTCCTGAGGATGCCACTGGAGTTGCTTAAAGTATTTTTGTTTGCCCTGCCGGGACGCCTTGGTGTGTTTTTGCGAAGACAGTGTTGCTCTCCGTTCCTTGCGGCAGGGGATCGGTTCGACATGGAATCCGGGGTGGCCATTTTAGGCATGAAAAATCTGTCCCTTGGACGCAATGTTGTTATCGAGAGCAGATGCACTCTCCTTTGTCCGAATGCCCCTTTGGCATTGGGAGAGAATTGCTATCTGAATAAGAATGTCAGGCTGGGTTCCAACGGAACCGCCGAGCTGCGTATAGGGGCCAACGTGATGATCGGTCCAAATGTGGTGATGGATACTTCTCGGCATAATGACGCACGGGCAGATATCCCCATGAGAGAACAGGGGATGACATATGCCCCGATCACTATTGAAGACGATGTATGGATCGGAGCCAACGTGGTCATTACTTCAGGCGTCAATATCGGGCATGGCAGCATTATTGGTGCAGGCGCGGTGGTCGTCCGAGATATCCCACCATTTAGCGTGGCGGTTGGAGTCCCTTGCCGCGTTGTGCGGAAACGACTTGATGGAGAGTAG
- a CDS encoding class I SAM-dependent methyltransferase produces the protein MHPKVLLKAYENGENITMLMKQLLNLADNSEEIIETAYDLQAGTYKRKVEKPSYNARKVAYGKAIVDQILELTNPGSLLEAGVGEGTTLSYVMSAFGDRGIDNLEVHGFDLSWSRIAECKEWLWANGHKDTFLSVASLLHLPYVDGAFDVVYTSQAIEPNRGKERLILNELFRVTSRYLVLIEPCYELVSEEVRARMDKHGYCRDLPGHAEALGMKVVKYELFDTIMLKSVNPVGILVIEKNPAASAARPQLACPRYGDVMSDCGDSLFSQGSLRAYPKIQGIPCLRLEDGVIASGYDRMRDFLSNVD, from the coding sequence ATGCATCCAAAGGTGTTGTTAAAGGCTTACGAGAACGGTGAAAACATTACCATGTTAATGAAGCAGCTGTTGAATCTCGCGGATAATTCAGAGGAAATTATTGAAACGGCCTATGATCTCCAGGCCGGAACATATAAAAGGAAAGTGGAGAAGCCCTCATACAATGCGCGGAAAGTGGCGTATGGGAAGGCGATAGTTGATCAAATACTGGAACTGACTAATCCAGGCAGTTTGCTTGAAGCTGGGGTTGGTGAGGGGACTACGCTCTCCTATGTCATGTCCGCGTTCGGTGACAGGGGGATTGATAACTTGGAGGTGCATGGTTTCGATCTTTCCTGGTCTAGGATTGCTGAATGTAAGGAATGGCTTTGGGCAAATGGCCATAAGGATACTTTTCTGTCTGTTGCGAGTTTGCTTCATTTGCCCTACGTCGACGGAGCTTTTGATGTAGTTTATACTTCTCAGGCCATTGAACCCAACAGGGGAAAAGAACGGCTCATTCTAAATGAACTTTTTCGCGTGACCTCGAGATATCTGGTGCTGATCGAGCCTTGCTATGAACTGGTTTCCGAGGAAGTTCGCGCGAGAATGGATAAACATGGATATTGCCGTGATCTTCCTGGGCATGCTGAGGCTTTGGGGATGAAAGTCGTTAAATATGAACTGTTCGATACGATTATGTTGAAATCAGTGAATCCGGTCGGGATACTTGTTATTGAGAAGAACCCTGCAGCCAGTGCCGCAAGGCCGCAACTGGCGTGTCCCCGGTATGGTGATGTGATGAGCGACTGTGGAGACTCCTTGTTCTCTCAAGGTAGTTTACGGGCTTATCCGAAGATTCAGGGTATTCCGTGCCTCCGTCTTGAGGATGGGGTGATCGCCAGTGGCTATGATCGGATGCGAGATTTCTTATCTAATGTCGACTGA
- a CDS encoding glycosyltransferase family 4 protein produces MRIALLTSTLEGGGAARVMVNMANYWNRTGHDVVLYSFEDGSVPSYYPVDADVSIKYLSLAKLSHSLFASLKNNWERLVKIRRVVLAFAPDVLISFIDTANIRVLLAMFGSSMPVIVSERIHPKYELIGKVWSALRLLTYPTSSAIVVQTMAAGDFFPRYMRKRIAVIPNPALAPSVRGTAPRLPEKSILAVGRLYEQKDYPTLIEAFARVVQVHSEWRLCIAGQGVLLPQLKKVVCGLGLEEYVRFLGSVDDVGGLLEQADIYVLPSLYEGFPNALCEAMASGLPCISTRCPGGPDEIISHGENGLLVPVRDAMELAAAIGLLIEDRTLRNRLGASARDIVNHFSEKRIMDEWEALIKQVGRSHEN; encoded by the coding sequence ATGAGAATAGCATTGTTGACCTCAACCCTTGAGGGAGGGGGGGCCGCCCGGGTAATGGTCAATATGGCCAATTATTGGAATCGGACGGGGCACGATGTGGTTTTATACAGCTTTGAAGACGGCAGCGTGCCTTCGTACTACCCGGTAGATGCGGACGTCTCGATTAAGTATCTTAGTCTGGCGAAGTTGTCCCACTCCCTTTTTGCAAGCTTGAAGAACAATTGGGAGCGGTTGGTTAAGATTCGTCGAGTTGTCCTGGCGTTTGCGCCTGATGTCCTAATCAGTTTTATTGATACCGCCAATATCCGTGTACTCTTGGCCATGTTTGGCAGTTCTATGCCGGTAATAGTTTCCGAAAGGATTCATCCTAAATATGAGCTGATAGGAAAAGTCTGGAGTGCCTTGCGACTCCTGACCTATCCAACGTCGTCCGCAATTGTCGTACAGACCATGGCGGCTGGGGATTTTTTCCCAAGGTACATGCGAAAACGGATTGCCGTCATTCCCAATCCTGCCCTTGCGCCGAGCGTCCGCGGGACTGCGCCCCGCCTTCCCGAGAAATCCATACTGGCGGTGGGCAGACTGTATGAACAAAAGGACTATCCAACGCTGATTGAAGCGTTTGCCAGAGTGGTTCAGGTTCACTCCGAGTGGCGGTTGTGTATTGCGGGACAGGGTGTGTTGCTGCCGCAACTAAAGAAAGTCGTTTGCGGCTTGGGGCTTGAGGAATATGTCCGTTTTCTCGGTTCGGTCGATGATGTTGGAGGGCTACTTGAGCAGGCGGATATTTATGTCCTGCCCTCTTTGTACGAAGGATTTCCCAACGCTTTATGTGAGGCAATGGCTTCTGGATTGCCCTGCATTTCGACGCGTTGTCCTGGCGGGCCTGACGAAATTATCAGCCACGGGGAAAACGGGTTATTAGTTCCTGTCCGGGATGCAATGGAACTGGCCGCCGCAATTGGGCTACTAATTGAAGATCGGACATTACGGAACAGATTGGGTGCAAGCGCCAGGGACATCGTGAACCACTTTTCCGAGAAAAGAATTATGGATGAGTGGGAAGCGCTGATTAAGCAAGTGGGGCGAAGCCATGAGAATTGA
- the asnB gene encoding asparagine synthase (glutamine-hydrolyzing) has translation MCGIIGFYSPDAHCCKNDLISMTATLSHRGPDDRGIWVEEAKGVGLGHTRLSILDLSPLGHQPMQSSCGRYVVAYNGEIYNHAELRKDLGGYPFRSSSDTETLLAVIAAWGLQSAIERCVGMFAFALWDRHESKLFLVRDRMGIKPLYYGRAADGWVLGSELKALRKHPCYAAALNRNALALYFRHNYIPAPYTIYSDTWKVEPGQIVVLSKNGVKKTSWWDLEKVWRKGHEAPRNFSDEEATDSLESLLTDAVRLRMLSDVPLGAFLSGGVDSSTVVALMQSLSPNPVKTFSIGFHEAKFNEAENAKDVAAHLGTDHTELYVTSRDLLDVVPSIPQHWDEPFADSSQIPTYLLSRLTREHVTVSLSGDGGDELFSGYERYFYAERWGRVAAIPLVFRQMVKRLLRVAPPSLLKLLGKRCQKVRWRLDLLGMTEFIEFYQYLLSHFKHPCDLVLGAEELPTPLTMHGASPEEHNALMALKDLQMYLPEDILTKVDRASMAVALEARVPLLDHRVVEFAAMTPRIQKVRDGQGKWLLRQVLYRHVPMGLVDRPKMGFGVPVHLWLRDDLKEWAGDLLAPSVIRRQGYLDADLVEQVWREHLSGKANWGYYLWDLLMFQAWLEAWS, from the coding sequence ATGTGTGGAATAATTGGATTTTATTCGCCGGACGCTCATTGCTGCAAGAACGATCTTATCAGTATGACCGCCACGCTGTCTCATCGTGGTCCTGATGATCGTGGTATTTGGGTCGAGGAGGCAAAGGGTGTCGGTTTGGGCCATACCCGTTTGTCCATCTTGGATCTATCGCCCTTAGGGCATCAGCCTATGCAGTCTTCATGTGGACGTTATGTTGTTGCCTATAATGGTGAGATCTATAACCATGCTGAGTTGCGCAAGGACTTGGGGGGATATCCTTTTCGTTCCTCTTCAGATACAGAAACACTTTTAGCAGTCATTGCCGCTTGGGGGCTGCAGTCCGCCATTGAACGTTGCGTCGGGATGTTCGCTTTTGCGCTGTGGGATAGACACGAAAGCAAGCTTTTTCTTGTTAGAGACAGGATGGGCATTAAGCCTCTTTACTACGGCAGAGCGGCTGATGGCTGGGTTTTGGGCTCTGAACTGAAAGCTTTGCGCAAACACCCTTGCTATGCCGCGGCTCTAAATCGAAATGCCTTGGCTCTCTATTTTCGCCACAACTATATCCCTGCTCCCTACACCATTTATAGTGACACTTGGAAGGTCGAACCCGGCCAGATCGTGGTGCTGTCGAAGAATGGTGTGAAGAAGACTTCCTGGTGGGATTTGGAAAAAGTATGGCGTAAGGGACATGAGGCGCCGAGAAACTTTTCTGACGAAGAGGCCACGGATTCGCTGGAATCTTTGCTGACCGATGCCGTCAGGCTGCGTATGCTGTCAGATGTCCCGCTCGGAGCATTCCTTTCCGGTGGGGTTGACTCCTCGACGGTTGTGGCTCTTATGCAATCTCTCTCCCCTAATCCGGTGAAGACGTTTTCCATTGGATTCCATGAAGCAAAATTCAACGAAGCAGAAAACGCGAAGGATGTAGCTGCGCACCTTGGCACAGATCATACGGAACTCTATGTGACGTCGAGAGACCTGCTTGATGTCGTGCCGTCAATACCGCAGCATTGGGATGAACCGTTTGCAGATTCTTCACAGATACCGACATATCTCCTCAGCCGTTTGACAAGAGAACATGTCACTGTCTCTTTGTCTGGAGATGGGGGTGATGAACTATTCTCTGGTTATGAACGTTATTTTTATGCTGAAAGGTGGGGGCGAGTCGCCGCTATCCCTCTAGTTTTCCGGCAGATGGTTAAGCGTTTGTTAAGGGTTGCTCCGCCCTCCCTGCTTAAATTGTTGGGCAAGAGATGCCAGAAAGTCCGCTGGCGTCTGGACTTGCTCGGCATGACAGAATTTATTGAATTTTACCAATATCTCTTGTCTCACTTTAAGCATCCGTGTGACCTCGTATTGGGCGCAGAGGAATTGCCCACTCCCCTGACAATGCATGGAGCCTCTCCAGAGGAGCATAATGCGCTGATGGCATTGAAAGATTTGCAGATGTATCTGCCTGAGGACATTCTCACCAAGGTGGATAGGGCGAGTATGGCTGTGGCGCTTGAGGCTCGCGTGCCTCTTCTTGACCATCGAGTGGTAGAATTTGCTGCAATGACGCCGAGAATACAAAAGGTCCGTGATGGACAAGGGAAATGGTTGTTGAGACAGGTCTTGTACCGGCATGTTCCCATGGGCTTGGTGGATCGCCCCAAGATGGGGTTTGGCGTACCTGTGCATCTTTGGCTTCGGGATGATCTGAAAGAATGGGCAGGAGACCTGCTGGCACCATCCGTCATCCGGCGCCAGGGCTATCTTGATGCCGACTTGGTGGAACAAGTCTGGCGGGAGCACCTGTCTGGCAAGGCCAACTGGGGATATTATCTTTGGGATCTTCTGATGTTCCAAGCCTGGCTGGAGGCATGGTCATGA
- a CDS encoding CatB-related O-acetyltransferase: MYIPEYVKLLSRYESRKLLHGLISPAFWNWLQFRAYRKRFPGSYVSGDSDVGSKAKIGTGCLVWQSYVGDLVELGNYSCVGVGSRLGGEKEVRIGRYCSIAPGCFIFSTHHDHRNRTTYSLRIMKEGRARMLPPDCYSIPISVGNDVWIGRDAKILAGAVIPDGCVVGAGAVVGKKQYEPYTILGGVPAKPIGQRFSDETISELLKLEWWNKEGEEIFSEEMVNFLLSKPE, encoded by the coding sequence ATGTATATTCCTGAATATGTAAAATTGCTCAGCAGGTATGAAAGTAGAAAGCTACTTCATGGTCTTATTTCTCCAGCTTTTTGGAATTGGCTCCAATTCAGAGCCTACAGGAAACGTTTTCCAGGTTCTTATGTTTCTGGAGACAGCGATGTCGGTTCCAAAGCAAAGATTGGGACTGGTTGTCTCGTTTGGCAATCCTATGTTGGGGACCTTGTAGAGTTAGGGAATTATTCCTGTGTCGGCGTCGGTTCTAGGCTGGGAGGCGAGAAAGAGGTCCGTATCGGCAGGTACTGCTCCATTGCACCAGGCTGTTTCATTTTCTCCACCCACCATGATCATCGGAATCGAACGACGTACTCTTTGCGAATAATGAAAGAGGGGCGGGCGAGGATGTTGCCGCCAGATTGCTACTCCATCCCAATATCTGTTGGAAATGATGTTTGGATTGGCAGGGATGCTAAGATCTTAGCGGGAGCAGTCATTCCGGATGGCTGCGTGGTCGGAGCTGGTGCTGTCGTGGGAAAGAAACAGTATGAGCCGTATACTATTCTGGGTGGTGTCCCGGCAAAACCCATAGGGCAGCGCTTCTCAGACGAAACCATCAGCGAACTGCTGAAACTGGAATGGTGGAACAAGGAGGGCGAGGAAATTTTTTCAGAGGAGATGGTTAACTTCCTTCTGTCAAAGCCGGAGTGA
- a CDS encoding ABC transporter ATP-binding protein, producing the protein MDRSLLLRCYLSKSMFIDTCLFYFREFPRQIVATLLLLLLAGAVESIGAVSIVPLLSALIDGNASNPLMKNIEMVFSHFDVVPSLTNVLVIICAAMVGRAVIFLLAYKQVGYVEAEVATRLRTRLLGGLLRANWSYYIKQPAGKLTYALSTESTLAGRGLRILALALSHIIQAVVYLGVASFFSWQIVLAGIACGSLMMFSLNFLIKRIRAAGLKQTNALNAMNAIFTDALAGVKPLKVMNVERLLVGHIEDQSEQFKEAARKSAMGMGLMSSIQEPFTTVLVAGGLYVGYVLMKIDAALILVMAFYFHRILSRVSSFQQTMQNYGILEGNLISLIGKINEINSQSECRTGKKSVDFQSEVGLRDVSLSYGDRDVLRNFNLSVPMNRITALCGPSGVGKTTTIDLIVGLVRPDEGEVLVDGVPLSDLDMNAWREQIGYVPQEVFLFNDTIRMNITLGRDVEDEEVWRAVDAAGARDFVETSEGGLDGFVGEQGRALSGGQRQRLMIARAVIARPRLLVLDEATSGLDEKTEKSILDSIVRLKDNMAVLIVSHQQAVRTIADEVIVYNGQKRELEG; encoded by the coding sequence TTGGACCGTTCCCTGCTATTAAGATGTTATTTAAGCAAAAGCATGTTTATTGATACTTGTTTATTTTATTTCCGCGAATTTCCGCGTCAGATAGTGGCAACCTTGTTGTTGCTTCTGCTTGCTGGAGCCGTGGAGTCGATTGGTGCCGTAAGTATTGTTCCCTTGCTTAGCGCGCTAATCGATGGGAATGCCTCCAACCCTCTGATGAAAAACATTGAAATGGTTTTTTCCCATTTTGATGTTGTGCCTTCGCTGACTAATGTTCTTGTCATTATTTGTGCTGCAATGGTTGGAAGAGCCGTCATCTTTTTGCTGGCGTATAAACAGGTCGGGTATGTCGAGGCAGAGGTTGCTACTCGTCTGAGAACAAGGTTGCTGGGCGGTCTCCTCAGGGCAAACTGGAGCTACTACATCAAGCAGCCGGCAGGAAAGTTAACCTACGCACTTTCCACTGAGAGCACTCTTGCTGGCAGAGGACTGCGAATACTGGCGCTTGCTCTTTCGCACATTATTCAGGCGGTGGTTTACCTTGGCGTAGCTTCATTTTTTTCTTGGCAGATTGTTCTTGCCGGTATTGCTTGCGGAAGCTTGATGATGTTTTCCTTAAACTTCTTGATAAAAAGAATACGCGCCGCCGGGCTAAAGCAAACCAATGCATTAAATGCCATGAATGCCATTTTCACTGATGCTCTCGCGGGAGTGAAGCCGCTGAAGGTTATGAATGTGGAACGGCTTCTTGTTGGGCATATTGAGGATCAGTCTGAGCAATTTAAAGAGGCCGCAAGAAAAAGTGCCATGGGCATGGGGTTGATGAGCTCGATCCAGGAGCCGTTTACAACGGTTCTGGTCGCAGGCGGTTTGTACGTGGGATACGTCTTAATGAAGATAGATGCCGCCTTGATTCTTGTTATGGCATTTTATTTCCACCGCATTCTGTCACGTGTTTCAAGCTTTCAACAGACGATGCAGAATTATGGGATACTTGAAGGGAATTTGATCTCTCTTATTGGAAAAATTAATGAAATCAATTCGCAGAGCGAGTGCCGGACGGGAAAAAAATCAGTTGATTTTCAAAGCGAGGTCGGGCTGCGCGATGTCTCCCTTAGTTATGGGGACCGGGATGTGCTCAGAAATTTTAATCTTTCCGTGCCGATGAATCGAATTACCGCACTTTGCGGCCCATCGGGAGTGGGTAAGACAACAACGATTGATCTGATCGTCGGACTGGTTAGGCCTGACGAAGGTGAAGTGCTTGTTGATGGCGTCCCTCTAAGTGATTTGGACATGAACGCATGGCGGGAGCAGATAGGATATGTCCCGCAGGAGGTCTTTTTGTTCAATGACACCATCCGGATGAATATTACACTTGGCAGAGATGTCGAGGATGAAGAAGTTTGGAGAGCAGTGGACGCTGCCGGCGCACGAGACTTCGTGGAGACCTCTGAAGGTGGGCTTGATGGTTTCGTTGGGGAGCAAGGTAGAGCCCTTTCCGGGGGGCAGAGGCAGCGCCTGATGATAGCCCGGGCAGTGATCGCCCGGCCTCGTTTGCTTGTTCTTGATGAAGCCACCTCGGGGTTGGATGAAAAGACCGAGAAATCTATCTTGGATAGTATCGTTAGACTGAAAGATAATATGGCTGTGCTGATTGTGTCCCACCAGCAAGCAGTTAGAACTATTGCGGACGAGGTTATCGTCTACAATGGTCAAAAAAGGGAATTGGAAGGTTAG
- a CDS encoding MBOAT family O-acyltransferase, translated as MIYSSFEFVALLGFVGILLQYTSQAARKWVLLLFSAVFVCWSGLVTTIVLCLVISLIWAVLSLARRYSERSQLITACGIGLLVGNLFMWKYWGWVASLASLSLDGWETSFFISHQLPIGISFYTLQGIAYLIDNTRGETKPISFTEFVLFQSLFAQLIAGPIVRHNELIPQVHALPRAQERDVLKGSELFILGLFKKMVLADRVAQVIDPIFAAPEQFDPVTLWMAILLYSVQIWGDFSGYMDMGRGAALICGIYLPKNFYAPYLAHSPSEFWRRWHITLGRWLRDYVYFPMGGSRGSAWRTIINLMATMLLCGFWHGAAWNFVIWGAYHGLLLTLHRVARLFVRLPKPMAIGVTFIFVVFGWLIFRVENLETLGSILTSFLDAGAYRTLFSAPIDIRCIAALALALAIQAGETAFPLLGKMWLELRLEARATVAGLLLFAAIYYRGTAAPFIYFAF; from the coding sequence TTGATTTACTCCTCCTTTGAATTCGTCGCACTTCTCGGTTTTGTTGGTATACTGCTTCAATACACCAGCCAAGCAGCAAGAAAATGGGTGCTTTTGTTGTTTTCTGCTGTTTTTGTCTGTTGGTCTGGTCTCGTAACGACCATAGTGCTTTGTCTTGTTATCTCTCTGATTTGGGCCGTATTGTCATTGGCGCGGCGTTACTCTGAACGCTCTCAGCTTATTACCGCGTGCGGCATAGGCCTACTGGTTGGGAACCTGTTTATGTGGAAGTATTGGGGATGGGTCGCTTCCCTGGCTTCCTTGTCATTGGATGGCTGGGAGACCAGCTTTTTTATCTCTCATCAACTTCCTATAGGAATAAGCTTCTATACGCTACAGGGGATAGCTTATCTCATTGATAACACAAGAGGTGAAACAAAGCCGATTAGCTTCACGGAATTCGTCTTGTTTCAAAGTCTTTTTGCCCAGCTCATTGCGGGCCCTATTGTTCGGCATAATGAACTTATTCCTCAAGTCCATGCGCTGCCCCGGGCTCAAGAAAGAGACGTCCTCAAGGGGTCGGAGCTTTTCATTCTTGGGCTGTTCAAAAAAATGGTACTCGCCGACCGAGTTGCGCAGGTAATTGACCCGATCTTCGCAGCCCCTGAACAATTTGATCCTGTCACTCTCTGGATGGCCATTCTTTTATATTCCGTTCAGATCTGGGGTGACTTCTCCGGCTATATGGATATGGGGCGTGGGGCGGCATTGATTTGTGGCATTTACTTGCCAAAGAATTTTTATGCCCCATACCTGGCTCATAGCCCGAGTGAATTCTGGCGCCGATGGCATATTACACTCGGACGCTGGCTGAGAGATTATGTTTATTTCCCAATGGGGGGAAGTCGAGGTTCGGCGTGGCGGACTATAATAAATCTTATGGCAACCATGCTTCTATGCGGTTTCTGGCACGGTGCTGCTTGGAACTTTGTCATTTGGGGAGCCTATCATGGCTTGTTGCTGACTTTGCATAGAGTGGCCCGGTTATTTGTGAGGTTGCCCAAGCCTATGGCAATCGGGGTGACGTTTATCTTCGTCGTCTTTGGCTGGCTGATCTTTCGCGTTGAAAATTTGGAAACACTGGGGTCTATTCTTACATCGTTTTTAGATGCTGGAGCATACCGAACTCTGTTTTCTGCTCCCATCGATATCCGTTGTATTGCCGCTCTTGCATTGGCTTTAGCTATTCAAGCTGGAGAGACAGCGTTTCCCTTGTTGGGAAAAATGTGGCTGGAGTTAAGGCTGGAAGCAAGGGCAACCGTCGCAGGTCTGTTATTATTTGCCGCCATTTATTACCGCGGGACTGCTGCACCCTTTATTTATTTTGCCTTCTAG
- a CDS encoding class I SAM-dependent methyltransferase: MSEQKFMIRFCKAGIISITACYQKTMALLCGKHPNLYPWHFQWTAIRDLNRDLADVLPTLEGRVLDAGCGLQPYRFLLPSVTDYVGMDVVPGPFVDYLVKTGERFPFLDESLDAVLCTQVLEHVEDEVFFLDEIARVLKPGGRLVISIPFIYQVHGAPHDYRRLSEFGLRRLLPGYTVERVNHQGGIGTSLATLSLGWLHTQLDATTPTSLVKMLITPLLLPLQAVVNLLGVLLDCCDSTRAFYGNLLAVAVKNSDGSK, translated from the coding sequence ATGTCTGAACAAAAGTTCATGATACGTTTTTGCAAAGCTGGTATCATTAGCATCACAGCCTGTTACCAGAAAACCATGGCACTGTTGTGCGGAAAACATCCGAATCTTTATCCCTGGCATTTCCAATGGACAGCAATCAGAGACTTGAATCGGGATTTGGCAGACGTGTTGCCTACATTGGAGGGCAGGGTGCTGGATGCTGGGTGCGGCCTGCAGCCGTATCGTTTCTTACTGCCATCCGTGACCGACTATGTTGGGATGGACGTGGTGCCGGGGCCTTTTGTCGATTATCTGGTAAAGACCGGCGAGCGGTTTCCGTTTTTAGACGAATCGCTCGATGCTGTTCTTTGCACCCAGGTATTGGAGCATGTTGAAGACGAAGTCTTCTTTCTTGACGAGATAGCGCGTGTGCTTAAACCTGGCGGACGGCTGGTGATCTCTATCCCGTTTATTTATCAAGTGCATGGGGCGCCGCACGATTACCGTCGTCTTTCGGAGTTCGGTTTGCGGCGGCTCCTGCCCGGTTATACAGTGGAGAGGGTGAATCATCAGGGTGGCATAGGAACTTCCTTGGCGACGCTTTCCCTTGGGTGGCTGCATACGCAATTGGATGCAACTACTCCAACTTCATTGGTTAAAATGCTTATTACCCCTTTGCTCCTCCCTCTACAGGCTGTTGTCAATTTGCTAGGCGTATTGCTGGATTGTTGTGATAGTACCCGCGCTTTCTACGGTAATCTTCTTGCCGTTGCAGTGAAGAATTCGGACGGTTCGAAATGA
- a CDS encoding radical SAM/SPASM domain-containing protein gives MDVFDRIIEVTKPIAKGYILNLFGEPTFHPRFSDLLEKTRGFSTWLSSHLNYEEGRAHKLAMWDHLRIICSIDTLDAFEYPNYRVGGDYVNVLRNLDILANGACDVFPQFLVPSVDIDREPYIQFARQHGIPEENVILKVKLENFRLDPTSAPSPGKCHSPYMGLYFNCDGYLVPCCNNVNSALHMAHISQINSVVELYAGGKGEAVRKALAVDKNCFDSCGRCDGMRYWDTEFVDDLRAVQIVFTRLLKSDRTKIPQAGSE, from the coding sequence ATGGATGTGTTCGACAGAATTATCGAGGTCACCAAGCCCATAGCCAAGGGGTATATTTTAAATCTGTTCGGAGAGCCCACTTTTCACCCTCGCTTTAGCGATTTGTTGGAAAAGACGCGTGGCTTCTCCACTTGGCTTTCCTCCCATTTGAATTATGAGGAGGGGCGGGCCCACAAATTGGCAATGTGGGATCATCTCCGGATCATTTGCTCAATCGACACGCTTGATGCATTCGAATACCCCAATTATCGTGTGGGGGGGGATTATGTTAACGTTTTGCGAAATTTGGATATACTTGCCAATGGGGCTTGTGATGTTTTCCCCCAGTTCCTGGTCCCGTCAGTGGATATAGATAGGGAGCCATATATACAATTTGCACGGCAGCATGGGATTCCTGAAGAGAATGTCATTTTGAAGGTTAAACTGGAAAACTTCCGGCTCGACCCCACCTCCGCTCCTTCCCCAGGAAAGTGTCACTCTCCCTATATGGGCCTGTACTTCAACTGTGATGGATACTTGGTGCCTTGCTGTAACAATGTCAATTCCGCCTTGCATATGGCACACATCAGCCAAATAAATTCTGTTGTGGAACTTTATGCCGGAGGGAAAGGAGAGGCCGTTCGCAAGGCGCTTGCAGTGGATAAGAATTGTTTTGATAGTTGCGGGCGATGTGATGGTATGCGCTATTGGGATACTGAATTCGTTGATGATCTCCGTGCTGTGCAGATCGTATTTACTCGTTTGTTGAAATCAGACCGTACCAAGATTCCTCAGGCAGGGAGTGAATAG